A part of Pararoseomonas sp. SCSIO 73927 genomic DNA contains:
- a CDS encoding methyl-accepting chemotaxis protein: MKTTELAGRASARAAAPSPPPSSVTPVPASHTPAPGPAASQPLPPSQRRAQERSRARREKAAERIGAASEELAASITQAAAAAEELGRALAQISSAAEEAAGAAQQSQGNIESLGAVFAGARDRAEESQRGTGALQVALAELGAGIEATAAAVEDNAARQLRSVEVVAALEAGAARIGEITATVGDIADQTNLLALNAAIEAARAGDGGRGFAVVAEEVRAFAESSEASAREVQALVAAIGAEVRDVAARIRAAAASAEGQAREGRSTVLALEEVRGAMDDIAKGARAILAASVEAEGAAREAQRGAEGVASAAEEQSAATAEAQRAVQQQGSALDESQRTAQTLAALAESLQAGNTASAEAVASAAEELSATVQELSGAAGEINTALDQIGRGAAIQAAATQQAAASMAGIERAAAGTRAAAAAAAARLAELAPRLEGGRTALATLGGGMAAALVETRALAALIGGLEASGRRMEKIVDYIALVAVQTNMLAVSGSVEAARAGEAGRGFATVSTDIRALARDAAAQADRMKDVVRDLRDGAMRVRAELEAVAAAGEGEAGKGRAVQGRLAAAAAGLGALRAGSGEVLAGTERVLDAVQEVLSGTRQIAAAADAASAAAAQASTAAGEQARGAEDLAAAIEEIASLADELRLAEG, encoded by the coding sequence GTGAAGACAACCGAGCTGGCCGGGCGCGCGTCCGCCCGCGCCGCCGCGCCGTCCCCCCCGCCCTCCTCCGTGACGCCCGTGCCTGCCTCCCACACGCCAGCCCCCGGGCCGGCGGCTTCCCAGCCCCTGCCCCCGAGCCAGCGCCGCGCGCAGGAGCGCAGCCGCGCCCGGCGGGAGAAGGCGGCCGAGCGCATCGGCGCGGCGAGCGAGGAGCTGGCCGCCAGCATCACCCAGGCCGCCGCGGCCGCCGAGGAGCTGGGCCGCGCCCTGGCGCAGATCTCCTCCGCGGCGGAGGAGGCGGCCGGCGCCGCGCAGCAATCCCAAGGCAACATCGAATCCCTCGGCGCCGTCTTCGCCGGGGCGCGCGACCGGGCGGAGGAGTCGCAGCGCGGCACCGGGGCGCTGCAGGTCGCACTGGCCGAGCTGGGCGCGGGGATCGAGGCCACGGCCGCCGCCGTGGAGGACAACGCCGCCCGCCAGCTCCGCTCCGTGGAGGTGGTGGCGGCGCTGGAGGCGGGCGCCGCCCGCATCGGCGAGATCACCGCCACCGTCGGCGACATCGCCGACCAAACGAACCTCCTCGCCCTCAACGCCGCCATCGAGGCCGCGCGCGCGGGCGATGGCGGCCGCGGCTTCGCCGTGGTGGCCGAGGAGGTGCGCGCCTTCGCCGAGAGCTCGGAGGCCAGCGCGCGCGAGGTGCAGGCGCTGGTCGCGGCGATCGGCGCGGAGGTGCGCGACGTCGCCGCCCGCATCCGCGCCGCCGCGGCCTCGGCGGAAGGCCAGGCGCGGGAGGGCCGCTCCACCGTCCTCGCGCTGGAGGAGGTGCGGGGCGCGATGGACGACATCGCGAAGGGCGCCCGCGCGATCCTCGCGGCCAGCGTGGAGGCCGAGGGCGCGGCGCGTGAGGCGCAGCGCGGCGCCGAGGGCGTGGCGAGCGCCGCCGAGGAGCAGTCCGCCGCCACCGCGGAGGCGCAGCGCGCCGTGCAGCAGCAGGGTAGCGCGCTGGACGAGAGCCAGCGCACCGCCCAGACCCTGGCCGCGCTGGCGGAGAGCCTGCAGGCCGGCAACACCGCCTCCGCCGAGGCGGTCGCCTCCGCCGCCGAGGAACTCTCCGCCACGGTGCAGGAACTCTCCGGCGCGGCCGGGGAGATCAACACGGCGCTGGACCAGATCGGGCGCGGCGCCGCCATCCAGGCCGCGGCCACACAGCAGGCTGCCGCCTCCATGGCCGGGATCGAGCGCGCCGCCGCCGGCACCCGCGCCGCCGCCGCCGCCGCCGCCGCGCGGCTGGCCGAGCTCGCCCCCCGGCTGGAAGGGGGCCGCACGGCCCTCGCGACCCTCGGCGGGGGCATGGCGGCCGCCCTGGTGGAGACGCGGGCGCTGGCCGCGCTGATCGGCGGGCTGGAGGCGTCCGGCCGCCGGATGGAGAAGATCGTGGACTACATCGCGCTGGTGGCCGTGCAGACGAACATGCTCGCCGTCAGCGGCTCCGTGGAGGCCGCGCGGGCGGGGGAGGCGGGGCGCGGCTTCGCCACCGTCTCCACCGACATCCGCGCCCTGGCCCGCGACGCCGCGGCGCAGGCGGACCGCATGAAGGACGTGGTGCGCGACCTGCGCGACGGCGCGATGCGGGTGCGCGCCGAGCTGGAGGCCGTGGCCGCCGCCGGCGAGGGAGAGGCCGGGAAGGGCCGCGCCGTCCAGGGCCGCCTGGCCGCCGCCGCCGCCGGGCTGGGCGCGCTGCGCGCCGGCTCCGGCGAGGTCCTTGCGGGGACGGAGCGGGTGCTGGACGCCGTGCAGGAGGTGCTCTCCGGCACGCGGCAGATCGCCGCGGCGGCCGATGCGGCCAGCGCCGCCGCCGCCCAGGCCTCCACCGCCGCCGGGGAGCAGGCCCGCGGCGCGGAGGACCTGGCCGCCGCCATCGAGGAGATTGCGAGCCTCGCCGACGAGCTGCGGCTGGCGGAAGGCTGA
- the modC gene encoding molybdenum ABC transporter ATP-binding protein, which yields MLDIALRHRFPGFAPGFTLDVAFAAPTPGVTAVFGPSGCGKSTLLAAVAGLLRPAEGRVALDGTVLLDTAARVEIPAERRRCGVVFQDSRLFPHLSVETNLRYGLRRAPRHAEGPGFGEVVDLLGIAHLLSRRPAALSGGERQRVALGRALLSRPRLLLMDEPLAALDAPRRAEVLPFLARVRDRFRAPVLYVTHALDEVDRLADHLVLMEAGRVLAAGTVEALSTRADLPLLAARRDAGALLPCNVLEHDPARGLTRLRFPGGELRVPLREEPPGTGLRVRVRARDVSVATEEPRGLSVQNVLPVLLESLGPAAPHEAMLRLRAGEAVLLARVTDDAVARLALRPGQRLWALVKSAAFAAANPAQENPP from the coding sequence ATGCTGGACATCGCGCTGCGCCACCGCTTCCCCGGCTTCGCGCCCGGCTTCACGCTCGACGTCGCCTTCGCGGCGCCCACACCCGGCGTCACCGCCGTCTTCGGCCCCTCGGGCTGCGGCAAGTCCACCCTCCTCGCCGCCGTCGCCGGCCTGCTGCGCCCGGCGGAAGGCCGCGTGGCCCTGGACGGCACCGTGCTGCTGGACACCGCCGCGCGGGTGGAGATCCCCGCCGAGCGGCGGCGCTGCGGCGTGGTGTTCCAGGATTCCCGCCTCTTCCCGCACCTCTCCGTGGAGACGAACCTGCGCTACGGCCTGCGCCGCGCCCCGCGGCACGCGGAGGGGCCGGGCTTCGGGGAGGTGGTGGACCTCCTGGGCATCGCGCACCTCCTCTCCCGCCGCCCCGCCGCGCTCTCGGGCGGGGAGAGGCAGCGCGTCGCCCTCGGCCGCGCCCTCCTCTCCCGCCCGCGCCTGCTCCTGATGGACGAGCCGCTGGCCGCGCTGGACGCCCCCCGCCGCGCGGAGGTGCTGCCCTTCCTCGCCCGCGTCCGGGACCGCTTCCGCGCGCCGGTCCTCTACGTCACCCACGCGCTGGACGAGGTGGACCGCCTGGCCGACCACCTCGTGCTGATGGAGGCCGGCCGCGTCCTGGCCGCCGGCACGGTGGAGGCACTCTCGACCCGCGCGGACCTGCCCCTGCTCGCCGCGCGGCGCGATGCCGGCGCCCTCCTCCCGTGCAACGTGCTGGAGCACGATCCCGCGCGCGGGCTGACCCGGCTCCGCTTCCCCGGCGGGGAGCTGCGCGTGCCCCTGCGCGAGGAGCCGCCCGGCACGGGGCTGCGCGTGCGCGTGCGGGCGCGCGACGTCTCCGTGGCCACGGAGGAGCCGCGCGGCCTCTCCGTGCAGAACGTCCTGCCCGTGCTGCTGGAATCCCTCGGCCCCGCCGCGCCGCACGAGGCGATGCTGCGCCTCCGCGCGGGGGAGGCCGTCCTCCTCGCGCGCGTCACCGACGACGCCGTGGCGCGCCTCGCGCTGCGGCCCGGCCAGCGCCTCTGGGCGCTGGTGAAGTCGGCCGCCTTCGCGGCCGCCAACCCCGCACAGGAGAACCCGCCATGA
- the modA gene encoding molybdate ABC transporter substrate-binding protein has product MRRHLLRAIAAAALLAATGLPARAQEGPTVFAAASLTDAMRALGQAWAARGNPAPRFSFAASSALARQIEQGAPADLFASADEPWMDYAQERNLIVNETRVSPLANALVLVAPADSRQAPVTIGRDTDLTAMLGANGRIATGDPSNVPVGRYAQAALTWMGQWDALNPRIARADNVRSALLLVERGEAPLGIVYATDAAASRGVKVIGTFPAGSHEPVTYPFALTRRAADNAAARAFLAFATGPEAAETYRRLGFGLRGG; this is encoded by the coding sequence ATGCGTCGCCACCTCCTCCGCGCCATCGCCGCCGCCGCCCTCCTCGCGGCCACCGGCCTTCCCGCCCGCGCGCAAGAGGGGCCGACCGTCTTCGCCGCGGCCAGCCTGACGGACGCGATGCGGGCGCTCGGCCAGGCCTGGGCCGCCAGGGGCAACCCCGCCCCGCGCTTCTCCTTCGCCGCCTCCTCCGCCCTCGCCCGCCAGATCGAGCAGGGCGCGCCCGCCGACCTCTTCGCCAGCGCCGACGAGCCCTGGATGGACTACGCCCAGGAGCGGAACCTGATCGTGAACGAGACCCGCGTTTCGCCGCTCGCCAACGCGCTGGTCCTCGTCGCCCCGGCCGACAGCCGGCAGGCGCCGGTCACCATCGGGCGCGACACGGACCTCACCGCCATGCTGGGCGCGAACGGGCGGATCGCGACCGGCGATCCCTCCAACGTCCCTGTCGGCCGGTACGCGCAGGCCGCGCTCACCTGGATGGGCCAGTGGGACGCGCTGAACCCCCGCATCGCCCGCGCCGACAACGTCCGCTCCGCCCTTCTGCTGGTGGAGCGCGGCGAGGCCCCGCTCGGCATCGTCTACGCCACCGATGCCGCCGCCTCCCGCGGGGTGAAGGTGATCGGCACCTTTCCCGCCGGCAGCCACGAGCCCGTCACCTACCCCTTCGCCCTCACCCGCCGCGCCGCGGACAACGCCGCCGCCCGCGCCTTCCTCGCCTTCGCCACCGGCCCCGAGGCCGCCGAGACCTACCGCCGGCTCGGCTTCGGGCTGCGCGGCGGGTAG
- the modB gene encoding molybdate ABC transporter permease subunit: protein MLTPEEWGAVRLSLSVALRSVAFGLPPAVLAAWLLARGRFPGRALLDALVHLPLVMPPVVVGWLLLVTFGVRGPAGALLNEWFGVRLVFTTAGASLATAVMSFPLIVRAVRLSLDAVDPGLEAAARSLGAGPIDRFVTVTLPLIAPGILSGAITAFAAGLGEFGAVITFASNIPGETQTLPLAIYSATQTPGGEATAAKLAAVSLVLAVAGLLLADLAGRRLATLIGRAPR, encoded by the coding sequence GTGCTGACGCCCGAGGAATGGGGCGCGGTCCGGCTCAGCCTCTCCGTCGCCCTCCGCTCGGTCGCCTTCGGCCTCCCGCCCGCGGTGCTGGCGGCCTGGCTCCTCGCGCGCGGGCGCTTCCCCGGCCGCGCGCTGCTGGACGCGCTGGTGCACCTGCCGCTGGTGATGCCGCCCGTGGTCGTGGGCTGGCTCCTCCTCGTCACCTTCGGCGTGCGCGGCCCGGCGGGCGCGCTGCTGAACGAGTGGTTCGGGGTCCGCCTCGTCTTCACCACCGCCGGCGCCTCGCTCGCCACCGCCGTCATGTCCTTCCCCCTCATCGTGCGCGCCGTGCGCCTCTCGCTCGACGCGGTCGATCCCGGGCTGGAGGCGGCGGCGCGCAGCCTCGGCGCCGGTCCGATCGACCGCTTCGTCACCGTCACCCTGCCGCTGATCGCGCCGGGCATCCTCTCCGGCGCCATCACCGCCTTCGCCGCGGGGCTGGGGGAGTTCGGCGCCGTGATCACCTTCGCCTCGAACATCCCCGGAGAGACGCAGACCCTGCCGCTGGCCATCTACAGCGCCACCCAGACACCGGGCGGGGAGGCGACGGCCGCGAAGCTCGCCGCGGTCTCCCTCGTCCTCGCCGTCGCCGGCCTCCTGCTGGCCGACCTCGCCGGCCGCCGCCTCGCCACCCTCATCGGCCGCGCCCCGCGCTGA
- a CDS encoding TOBE domain-containing protein: protein MKLSARNVLAGTVVAVTKGQTTAHVRIEVAGGATITASITNEAVDALELKVGDEASAIIKASDVLVGKG, encoded by the coding sequence ATGAAGCTGTCCGCCCGCAACGTCCTGGCCGGAACCGTCGTCGCCGTCACCAAGGGCCAGACCACCGCCCATGTGCGGATCGAGGTCGCCGGCGGCGCCACGATCACCGCCTCCATCACCAACGAGGCGGTGGACGCGCTGGAGCTGAAGGTCGGCGACGAGGCCTCCGCGATCATCAAGGCCTCCGACGTCCTTGTCGGGAAAGGCTGA
- a CDS encoding transglutaminase family protein produces the protein MPLHVALTHRTTYKYERPVSLGPQVIRLRPAPHARTPILSYALRIEPAGHFVNWQQDPQGNFQARVVFPERVTHFDVTVDLLADMATINPFDFFLEPEAEAWPFAYDPTLESELSPFRRVEPAGPLLSAFLAETPQHEGQATVNMLVALNQRLQGKVSYVVRMEPGVWTAEETLGQCKGSCRDSAWVLVQALRHLGFAARFVSGYLIQLLPDVKPLEGPQGPTEDFTDLHAWAEVYLPGAGWIGLDPTSGLLTGEGHIPLAATPEPSSAAPISGLVEPAETEFGFEMSVRRVLETPRVTKPYTEAQWQAILAQGREVDRRLAAGGIRLTMGGEPTFIAADDMDAAEWNTTALGPTKRAYAGRLLRRLADRWAPGAALQYAVGKHYPGEQLPRWALMCHWRKDGEPVWRDPSLLASDDDRDDATAEDAARFAGALAERLQVDPALVTPAYEDIHYYLWREYRLPANVVAEDAKLRDPLERARLARVYGQGLSSPVGSVLPIRRVLRDGVRRWQSGRWFLRGEHLFLVPGDSAIGFRLPLQSLPWMSETDAANTFETEADPFAPRSPLPPHPALARPMGNHPAPGLHHVTPDCVAAAPLPPFQAFQRVPGNGPGTSYAGGAEGFRPVPQSPPEVGKSDPDVVRTAMTVEARGGIIHVFFPPLYEAVDWLDLAAAVEATAAETGRKVVLEGYLPPRDPGLLSFSVTPDPGVIEVNVHPYASWAEGVQRTEELYEEARQVGLASEKFMLDGRHVGTGGGNHVVMGGATPAESPFLRRPDLLKSLLGFWHNHPSLSYMFSGLFIGPTSQHPRVDEARMDSVAELEVAFSRIKAGEETPPWLVDRLFRNLLVDMTGNTHRTEFCVDKLYAPESSSGRLGLVEWRAAEMPPHARMSAVQVLLLRSAIAGFWDTPYDRRLVRWGTRLHDEFMLPHFVAQDFHDALDELAMLGCPLDPAWFAPFLEFRFPQIGETSVRGTGLEIRHALEPWHVLGEEPAAGGTVRYVDSSTERVQAKVTGWVEERLVLSCNGRAVPLTPTERQGEYVAGVRFKAWNPPSSLHPTVRAQSPLVFDIYDRWTGRSLGGLTHHVSHPGGRNYETLPVNANEAEARRRIRFQPFGHTPGPMEEPPLAVSRETPRSLDLRRGGA, from the coding sequence ATGCCCCTGCACGTCGCCCTGACGCATCGAACCACCTACAAGTACGAGAGGCCGGTCTCGCTCGGCCCGCAGGTCATCCGCCTGCGCCCGGCGCCGCACGCGCGCACGCCGATCCTCTCCTACGCGCTGCGGATCGAGCCCGCGGGCCATTTCGTGAACTGGCAGCAGGACCCGCAGGGGAACTTCCAGGCCCGCGTGGTCTTCCCGGAGCGGGTGACGCATTTCGACGTGACGGTGGACCTGCTGGCCGACATGGCCACCATCAACCCCTTCGACTTCTTCCTGGAGCCGGAGGCGGAGGCCTGGCCCTTCGCCTACGACCCCACGCTGGAATCGGAGCTCTCGCCCTTCCGCAGGGTGGAGCCCGCCGGCCCGCTGCTCTCCGCCTTTCTCGCCGAGACGCCGCAGCACGAAGGGCAGGCGACGGTCAACATGCTGGTGGCGCTGAACCAGCGGCTGCAGGGGAAGGTGTCCTACGTTGTCCGCATGGAGCCGGGCGTCTGGACGGCCGAGGAGACGCTGGGGCAGTGCAAGGGCTCCTGCCGAGACAGTGCCTGGGTGCTGGTGCAGGCGCTGCGGCACCTGGGCTTCGCCGCCCGCTTCGTCTCCGGCTACCTCATCCAGCTCCTGCCCGACGTGAAGCCGCTGGAGGGGCCGCAGGGGCCGACGGAGGACTTCACCGACCTGCACGCCTGGGCGGAGGTGTACCTGCCCGGCGCCGGCTGGATCGGGCTGGACCCGACCTCCGGCCTGCTGACGGGCGAGGGGCACATCCCGCTCGCGGCGACGCCGGAGCCCTCCTCCGCCGCGCCGATCTCCGGGCTGGTGGAGCCGGCGGAGACGGAGTTCGGCTTCGAGATGAGCGTGCGGCGCGTGCTGGAGACGCCGCGCGTCACGAAGCCGTACACGGAGGCCCAGTGGCAGGCGATCCTCGCCCAGGGGCGGGAGGTGGACCGCAGGCTGGCGGCCGGCGGCATCCGCCTGACCATGGGCGGGGAGCCGACCTTCATCGCGGCGGACGACATGGACGCCGCGGAGTGGAACACCACCGCGCTCGGCCCGACCAAGCGCGCCTATGCCGGGCGGCTGCTGCGCCGGCTGGCGGATCGCTGGGCGCCGGGGGCGGCGTTGCAGTACGCGGTGGGCAAGCACTACCCGGGCGAGCAGCTGCCGCGCTGGGCGCTGATGTGCCACTGGCGGAAGGACGGGGAGCCGGTGTGGCGCGACCCATCGCTGCTGGCCTCCGACGACGACAGGGACGACGCGACGGCGGAGGACGCGGCGCGCTTCGCCGGGGCGCTGGCGGAGCGGTTGCAGGTGGACCCCGCGCTGGTGACGCCGGCCTACGAGGACATCCACTACTATCTGTGGCGGGAGTACCGGCTGCCCGCGAACGTGGTGGCGGAGGACGCGAAGCTGCGCGACCCGTTGGAGCGGGCGCGGTTGGCGCGCGTGTACGGGCAGGGGCTTTCCTCCCCCGTGGGCAGCGTGCTGCCGATCCGCCGCGTGCTGCGCGACGGGGTGCGGCGCTGGCAGTCCGGGCGGTGGTTCCTGCGGGGGGAGCACCTGTTCCTCGTGCCCGGGGACAGTGCCATCGGCTTCCGCCTGCCGCTGCAAAGCCTGCCATGGATGTCGGAGACGGACGCGGCCAACACCTTCGAGACGGAGGCGGACCCCTTCGCGCCGCGCTCGCCGCTTCCGCCCCACCCCGCCCTGGCGCGTCCCATGGGCAACCACCCGGCGCCCGGTCTTCACCATGTGACGCCGGATTGTGTCGCAGCTGCGCCCCTTCCGCCCTTCCAAGCCTTCCAGCGCGTGCCCGGCAACGGCCCTGGCACCAGCTACGCCGGCGGTGCGGAAGGATTCCGCCCGGTGCCGCAGAGCCCGCCGGAGGTCGGCAAGAGCGACCCGGACGTGGTCCGCACCGCGATGACCGTGGAGGCGCGGGGCGGGATCATCCACGTCTTCTTCCCGCCTCTGTACGAGGCGGTGGACTGGCTGGACCTCGCCGCCGCGGTAGAGGCGACGGCCGCCGAGACGGGCCGCAAGGTTGTGCTCGAGGGCTACCTGCCGCCGCGCGACCCGGGGCTGCTGAGCTTCTCCGTCACGCCCGATCCCGGCGTGATTGAGGTGAACGTCCACCCCTACGCCTCCTGGGCGGAGGGCGTGCAGCGCACGGAGGAGCTCTACGAGGAGGCGCGGCAGGTCGGCCTGGCCTCGGAGAAATTCATGCTGGACGGCCGCCATGTCGGCACCGGCGGCGGCAACCACGTGGTGATGGGAGGCGCGACCCCCGCCGAGAGCCCCTTCCTGCGCCGCCCGGACCTGCTGAAGTCTCTGCTGGGCTTCTGGCACAACCATCCCAGCCTTTCCTACATGTTCTCCGGCCTGTTCATTGGCCCCACCAGCCAGCACCCGCGCGTGGACGAGGCGCGGATGGACAGCGTGGCGGAGCTGGAAGTGGCCTTCTCCCGCATCAAGGCGGGGGAGGAGACGCCGCCCTGGCTGGTGGACCGCCTGTTCCGCAACCTGCTGGTGGACATGACGGGGAACACCCACCGCACGGAGTTCTGTGTGGACAAGCTCTACGCGCCGGAGAGCAGTTCCGGCCGCCTGGGGCTGGTGGAGTGGCGCGCGGCGGAGATGCCGCCGCACGCGCGCATGTCGGCGGTGCAGGTGCTGCTGCTGCGCTCCGCCATCGCGGGTTTCTGGGACACCCCCTATGACCGCCGCTTGGTGCGCTGGGGCACGCGGCTGCACGACGAGTTCATGCTGCCGCACTTCGTCGCGCAGGACTTCCACGACGCGCTGGACGAACTGGCGATGCTGGGCTGCCCGCTGGACCCCGCCTGGTTCGCGCCGTTCCTGGAGTTCCGGTTCCCCCAGATCGGCGAGACCTCCGTCCGCGGCACGGGGCTGGAGATCCGCCACGCGCTGGAGCCCTGGCACGTGCTGGGCGAGGAACCCGCCGCCGGCGGCACCGTGCGCTACGTGGACAGCTCCACGGAGCGCGTGCAGGCGAAGGTCACGGGCTGGGTGGAGGAGCGTCTTGTCCTCTCCTGCAACGGCCGCGCCGTGCCGCTGACGCCGACGGAGCGCCAGGGCGAGTACGTGGCGGGCGTGCGCTTCAAGGCGTGGAACCCGCCCTCCTCGCTGCACCCGACCGTGCGCGCGCAGTCGCCGCTGGTCTTCGACATCTACGACCGCTGGACCGGCCGTAGCCTGGGCGGGCTGACGCACCACGTCTCCCACCCCGGCGGGCGCAACTACGAGACGCTGCCGGTGAACGCGAACGAGGCGGAGGCACGGCGCCGCATCCGGTTCCAGCCCTTCGGGCACACGCCGGGGCCGATGGAGGAGCCGCCGCTGGCCGTCTCGCGCGAGACGCCGCGGAGCCTAGACCTGCGGCGGGGCGGGGCTTGA
- the yghU gene encoding glutathione-dependent disulfide-bond oxidoreductase, with protein sequence MADYTPPAVWTWNPGNGGRFANINRPISGATHEKELPVGRHPLQLYSLATPNGQKVTIMLEEVLALGHAGAEYDAWLIKIGDGDQFGSGFVGVNPNSKIPALMDRSGPEPVRVFESGAILMYLAEKFGAFLPEGGAARAECLSWLFWQMGSAPYLGGGFGHFYAYAPVKIEYAIDRFTMETKRLLHVLDTRLGESEYVAGPDYTIADMANFPWYAGLVKGWSYGTAAEFLGAGEYPNVLRWADRILARPAVQRGRMVNRVTGEPSGQLHERHDAGDFETRTQDKLAP encoded by the coding sequence ATGGCCGACTACACGCCGCCGGCGGTCTGGACCTGGAACCCCGGGAATGGCGGGCGTTTCGCCAACATCAACCGCCCGATCTCCGGGGCCACGCACGAGAAGGAGCTGCCGGTGGGGCGCCACCCGCTGCAGCTCTACTCCCTGGCCACGCCCAACGGGCAGAAGGTCACGATCATGCTGGAGGAGGTGCTGGCCCTCGGGCATGCGGGTGCCGAGTACGACGCCTGGCTGATCAAGATCGGCGATGGTGACCAGTTCGGCAGCGGCTTCGTGGGCGTGAACCCCAACTCCAAGATCCCGGCGCTGATGGACCGCAGCGGGCCGGAGCCGGTGCGCGTGTTCGAATCCGGCGCGATCCTGATGTACCTGGCGGAGAAGTTCGGGGCCTTCCTGCCGGAAGGCGGGGCTGCGCGGGCCGAGTGCCTCTCCTGGCTGTTCTGGCAGATGGGCAGCGCGCCCTATCTCGGCGGCGGCTTCGGGCACTTCTATGCCTACGCGCCGGTGAAGATCGAGTACGCGATCGACCGCTTCACCATGGAAACCAAGCGCCTGCTGCACGTGCTGGACACGCGCCTGGGCGAAAGCGAGTACGTGGCGGGGCCGGACTACACCATCGCCGACATGGCGAACTTCCCCTGGTACGCCGGGCTGGTGAAGGGCTGGAGCTACGGCACGGCGGCGGAGTTCCTGGGCGCGGGCGAGTACCCCAACGTGCTGCGCTGGGCGGACCGGATCCTGGCGCGGCCGGCGGTGCAGCGCGGGCGCATGGTGAACCGCGTGACCGGCGAGCCCTCCGGCCAGTTGCACGAGCGGCACGATGCGGGCGACTTCGAGACGCGCACGCAGGACAAGCTGGCCCCCTAG
- a CDS encoding IlvD/Edd family dehydratase, whose product MAQGLRKGLTSYGDAGFSLFLRKAFIKAAGYSDDALDRPIIGITDTASDFNPCHGNAPQLIEAVRRGVMLSGGLPMAFPTISIHESFSHPTSMYLRNLMAMDTEEMIRAQPMDAVVLIGGCDKTLPAQIMGAASAGIPAVVLPVGPMVVGHHRGEVLGACTDCRRLWGQHRAGKIDEPEIEVISGRLAPSVGTCMVMGTASTMACMIEAMGLSLPYSAAIPAPHAERLRCGEATGRVAVEMARRQGPGPKALVTRASIRNAMVVLQAIGGSTNGLVHLAAMAGRAGLEVDLEEFDAIGREVPVLVDLKPSGDHYMEHLHHAGAMPRLLQELEPFLDLGAPTVLGGTLRDYLELAEDVPGQTVIRPRSSPLKSTGGMAVLRGNLCPGGAVIKHAAATPALLQHEGRAVVFTSVEDMTNRIDDPELDVAAEDVLVLQNAGPKGAPGMPEAGYLPIPRKLAQAGVKDMVRISDARMSGTAFGTIVLHITPEAAVGGPLGLVRTGDRIRLDTVARRIELLVDEAELERRAASFQPPRPAPKRGYAKLFHDTVMQADKGVDFDFLAGED is encoded by the coding sequence ATGGCGCAAGGGCTCCGCAAGGGACTGACGAGCTACGGGGATGCGGGGTTCTCGCTGTTCCTGCGCAAGGCCTTCATCAAGGCGGCGGGCTACTCGGACGACGCGCTGGACCGGCCGATCATCGGCATCACGGACACGGCGAGCGACTTCAACCCCTGCCACGGCAACGCGCCGCAGCTGATCGAGGCGGTGCGGCGCGGCGTCATGCTCTCCGGCGGGCTGCCCATGGCCTTCCCGACCATCAGCATCCACGAGAGCTTCTCCCACCCCACCTCCATGTACCTGCGTAACCTCATGGCCATGGACACGGAGGAGATGATCCGGGCCCAGCCCATGGACGCGGTGGTGCTGATCGGCGGCTGCGACAAGACGCTGCCGGCGCAGATCATGGGGGCGGCATCCGCCGGCATCCCGGCCGTGGTGCTGCCGGTGGGGCCGATGGTGGTGGGGCATCACCGGGGCGAGGTGCTGGGCGCCTGCACGGATTGCCGCAGGCTCTGGGGCCAGCACCGGGCCGGCAAGATCGACGAGCCGGAGATCGAGGTCATCTCCGGCCGGCTCGCGCCCTCCGTCGGCACCTGCATGGTGATGGGCACCGCCAGCACCATGGCCTGCATGATCGAGGCGATGGGCCTCTCGCTCCCCTACTCCGCCGCCATCCCCGCCCCGCACGCGGAGCGGCTGCGCTGCGGCGAGGCGACGGGGCGGGTGGCGGTGGAGATGGCGCGGCGCCAGGGGCCGGGACCGAAGGCGCTCGTCACGCGCGCCTCCATTCGCAACGCCATGGTGGTGCTCCAGGCCATCGGCGGCTCCACCAACGGCCTCGTCCACCTCGCGGCCATGGCCGGGCGCGCGGGGCTGGAGGTGGACCTGGAGGAGTTCGACGCGATCGGGCGCGAGGTACCGGTGCTGGTGGACCTGAAGCCCAGCGGCGACCACTACATGGAGCACCTGCACCATGCCGGCGCCATGCCGCGCCTGCTGCAGGAGCTGGAGCCCTTCCTCGACCTCGGTGCGCCGACGGTGCTGGGCGGGACGCTGCGCGACTACCTGGAGCTGGCCGAGGACGTGCCGGGCCAGACCGTGATCCGGCCGCGGAGCAGCCCGCTGAAGTCCACGGGCGGGATGGCCGTGCTGCGCGGGAACCTCTGCCCCGGCGGGGCCGTGATCAAGCACGCGGCCGCCACGCCGGCCCTGCTCCAGCACGAGGGCCGCGCCGTCGTCTTCACCAGCGTCGAGGACATGACGAACCGCATCGACGACCCGGAGCTGGACGTGGCGGCCGAGGACGTTCTGGTGCTGCAGAATGCCGGGCCGAAGGGCGCGCCGGGGATGCCGGAGGCGGGCTACCTGCCTATTCCCCGCAAGCTGGCCCAGGCCGGGGTGAAGGACATGGTCCGCATCTCCGATGCCCGCATGTCCGGCACCGCCTTCGGCACGATCGTCCTGCACATCACGCCCGAGGCCGCGGTGGGCGGCCCGCTCGGGCTGGTGCGCACCGGCGACCGCATCCGGCTGGACACGGTGGCCCGCCGCATCGAGTTGCTGGTGGACGAGGCGGAGCTGGAGCGGCGTGCCGCCAGCTTCCAGCCGCCGCGCCCGGCGCCGAAGCGCGGATACGCCAAGCTGTTCCATGACACGGTGATGCAGGCCGACAAGGGCGTGGACTTCGACTTCCTGGCCGGGGAGGACTGA